A DNA window from Linepithema humile isolate Giens D197 chromosome 6, Lhum_UNIL_v1.0, whole genome shotgun sequence contains the following coding sequences:
- the msps gene encoding protein mini spindles isoform X6, translating into MEQDTEYMKLPLEERLTHKSWRARLHGYEECVKTFQCIDDEKSPEWSKYVGFIKKFVVDSNAAAQEKGLEAALAFVENAAVASKIVVDMMNGIVSKCIAAPKAKTKELAVQITLMYVEIEKHEMVQEELLKGTEAKNPKIVSACIAALTLALREFGPKVINMKSLIKRMASFLEDRDKTVREEGKAMVVEMYRWMGDGLRQQLNTLKPVHVTELEAEFSNLADEKVTPTRYLRSQKPKNLGTNGDSAAGSDNADDGNEDADVSIPAIDPYDLLSPVDILSKLPKDFYEKIEAKKWQERKEALEALEKLVKNPKLENGDYGDVVRALKKIISKDTNVLVVTLAGKCLAGLAAGLKKRFQPYATACLPAILEKFREKKQSVVQALREAADAIYESVSVDLILEDTLAALENKNPAVKAETAAYLARCFTRTPPASLNKKLLKSYTGTLLKTLNEPDPTVRDNSAEALGTAMKLVGEKAMMPFLTDIDNLKMTKIKECADKAVIIVKVTSGAKKQERPNTAPAKVESHKASKESTKIVKPRRPNTGTIVIKKATTKKPGGGSSLTNLAPSAKRAIQIEKNYTPEEIDEMAAQLLPAEVIAGLVDGNWKTRLAAVTQLLDAIRMMDPAEMSAQVIVRTLARKPGFKDTNFQVLKLRVEVVKYLAENHTFTTTVAEYCLVDIAEKLADAKNSSVAIETLVAIAEATSFEYVAEEIVSFAFNQKNPKVQQETLLWLCRGLTEFGCSLNVKSVIENLRKAVAATNPGVRTAAITLLGTLYLYMGKPLLAYFENEKPALRQQIEQECEKRSGEVLPAPVRGAKAKRANAANEDEDEDEEEKKAGGSEPELNELVPRVDISGQITEALLAELADKNWKVRNEALQKLNTLLAEAKFIKPAIGDLPQGLALRLVDSNSKIAQATLVICELLAMAIGSPVKLHVRALFPGFLQCLGDSKNWIRTAAISCINTWGDQCGYKEFFDGEMIGDALKTGSPMLRTELWNWLAQKLPSIPVKQISKEELFVCLPYLYANLEDRNSDVRKNAQEAVLGYMIHLSYEAMARNTEKLKPGSRTVVLAALDKARPSLPMKPLPKKEPSDDNIQKAGAKNAKVAKVKPKGAPSKPGSARKKDDDVDTSPLLVVNNLKHQRVIDEQKLKVLKWNFTTPREEFVELLKDLMAAANVNKTLRANMFHSDFRYHLKAIEALTEDLPGNSKALVSNLDLILKWLTLRFFDTNPSVLLKGLDYLQLVFNMLIEDQYHMLETEAASFIPYLIIKIGDPKDAVRNGVRALFRQIALVYPVSKLFSYVMEGLKSKNARQRTECLDQLGSLIENYGVSVCQPTPSAALKEVAKQIADRDNSVRNAALNCIVQAYFLQGERVFKLIGQISEKDKSLLDERIKRAAKNRPAKSASSTRLSVPTVATSSPPTDDMEADYEEEQEEIPEPVESMPELNSPTSAQPKVPSGPFGLDMEFLQKIELSAPVKYRIPVLAEPRLTFMNEKPANVLNPPKTQMIPISPPKLLVSASTVSSSTASSEDDTLERNILSMASMDLPTAIISMNAIENLLKSHQAASMQSKEDKFIGSVNMQLKLLQTYPLRQHENLDVSRGFRNAFLVVLAFYDTGFLGKNVSFMHLKELVDQMISLLAEDKLEHIHQAGAYYRVINNIMVKIIDYSNHTTIICVLIKLLHSCAESNVPSKYEELVMKCLWKIVKTMSNCSTDLDYDAILLEVHRFLKDYPTTWWKKRKSDIPLRTVKTIVHSMTRVKGSSILNHLTLINNTNESELHTYLIRSIASLKPDEINAMANATPKSNNLGRTQKHLSKSTRQQLAEIFTKIGTKEHMQEGLVQLYDFKLQYPEADVQPFLVRSHQFFQDFIEQGLREIDQARKNQNVLSQANNQYSMDK; encoded by the exons ATGGAACAAGATAcagaatatatgaaattacCTTTGGAGGAGCGTCTCACACATAAg TCTTGGCGTGCACGTTTACACGGATATGAAGAATGTGTGAAGACGTTCCAATGCATCGACGACGAAAAGTCACCAGAGTGGAGCAAGTATGTGGGATTCATCAAGAAGTTTGTGGTGGATAGCAATGCAGCCGCGCAAGAGAAGGGCCTGGAGGCTGCTCTGGCTTTCGTGGAAAACGCAGCAGTGGCCAGCAAGATAGTCGTCGATATGATGAACGGCATTGTGTCCAAATGCATCGCCGCGCCGAAGGCCAAAACGAAGGAACTAGCCGTGCAGATCACGCTGATGTACGTCGAGATCGAGAAGCACGAGATGGTGCAGGAGGAACTGCTGAAGGGCACCGAGGCGAAGAATCCAAAGATCGTTTCGGCGTGCATCGCCGCTCTGACGCTGGCGCTCAGGGAGTTCGGACCCAAAGTCATCAACATGAAGTCGTTGATAAAAAGAATGGCGAGCTTCTTGGAGGACAGAGACAAGACGGTGCGGGAGGAAGGCAAGGCGATGGTGGTGGAGATGTACCGATGGATGGGCGACGGCCTGAGGCAGCAGTTGAACACATTGAAGCCTGTGCATGTGACGGAACTCGAGGCGGAGTTTAGTAATCTCGCGGACGAGAAGGTGACGCCTACGCGTTATCTGCGCTCGCAGAAGCCGAAGAACTTGGGCACGAATGGCGACTCGGCGGCGGGCAGCGACAACGCGGACGACGGCAACGAGGACGCGGACGTTTCGATTCCAGCTATAGATCCTTACGACCTGCTGTCGCCGGTCGACATCCTGTCCAAGTTGCCGAAGGACTTCTACGAGAAGATCGAGGCGAAGAAGTGGCAGGAGCGCAAGGAGGCGCTGGAGGCGCTCGAGAAGCTCGTGAAGAACCCGAAACTGGAGAACGGCGACTACGGCGACGTGGTGAGAGCCCTGAAGAAGATCATCTCGAAGGACACGAACGTGCTGGTGGTGACGCTGGCGGGCAAGTGTCTGGCCGGTCTGGCCGCCGGCCTGAAGAAGCGATTTCAACCGTACGCCACGGCCTGCCTGCCCGCCATTCTGGAGAAGTTCCGCGAGAAGAAGCAGTCGGTGGTGCAGGCGCTGCGAGAGGCGGCCGACGCGATCTACGAGAGCGTCAGCGTCGATCTCATCCTCGAGGACACCCTCGCCGCGCTGGAGAACAAGAATCCGGCCGTGAAGGCCGAGACGGCCGCCTACCTGGCTCGGTGTTTCACGCGCACGCCGCCCGCGAGTCTCAACAAGAAGCTGCTCAAGTCTTACACCGGCACGCTGCTGAAGACGCTGAACGAGCCGGATCCGACGGTGCGCGACAATTCGGCCGAGGCGCTCGGCACGGCGATGAAGCTCGTGGGCGAGAAGGCGATGATGCCGTTCCTCACCGACATCGACAATCTGAAGATGACGAAGATCAAGGAGTGCGCCGACAAGGCGGTAATCATCGTGAAGGTGACGAGCGGCGCGAAGAAGCAGGAGCGACCCAACACCGCTCCGGCTAAGGTGGAGTCGCACAAGGCGAGCAAGGAGAGCACGAAGATCGTGAAACCGAGGAGACCCAACACCGGCACTATAGTCATCAAGAAAGCGACGACCAAGAAGCCCGGTGGCGGCTCGTCGCTCACAAATCTCGCGCCGTCCGCGAAGAGAGCGATTCAGATCGAGAAGAATTACACGCCGGAGGAGATCGACGAGATGGCGGCGCAGCTGCTGCCAGCCGAGGTGATCGCCGGTCTCGTCGACGGCAACTGGAAGACGCGTCTCGCCGCCGTCACGCAGCTGCTGGACGCGATCAGGATGATGGATCCGGCGGAGATGTCCGCCCAGGTGATCGTGCGCACTCTGGCGAGGAAGCCCGGCTTCAAGGACACGAACTTTCAGGTGCTGAAGCTGCGCGTGGAGGTCGTCAAGTATCTCGCGGAGAATCACACCTTCACGACCACCGTGGCGGAGTACTGCCTTGTGGACATCGCGGAGAAGCTGGCGGACGCGAAAAACAGCTCGGTCGCCATCGAGACGCTGGTGGCGATCGCCGAGGCCACGAGCTTCGAGTACGTCGCGGAGGAGATCGTGTCCTTCGCGTTCAATCAGAAGAACCCGAAGGTGCAGCAGGAGACGCTGCTGTGGCTATGCCGCGGCCTCACCGAGTTCGGTTGCAGCCTCAACGTCAAGTCCGTCATCGAGAACCTGAGGAAGGCGGTGGCGGCGACGAATCCCGGCGTGCGCACCGCCGCCATCACCCTGCTCGGCACTCTGTACCTGTACATGGGCAAGCCGCTGCTGGCGTACTTCGAGAACGAGAAGCCGGCGCTGCGGCAGCAGATCGAGCAGGAGTGCGAGAAGCGCAGCGGCGAGGTCCTGCCGGCGCCCGTGCGCGGCGCCAAGGCCAAGAGAGCCAACGCCGCGAACGaggacgaggacgaggacgaggaggaGAAGAAGGCGGGCGGCAGCGAGCCGGAGCTCAACGAGCTGGTGCCGCGCGTCGACATCAGCGGCCAAATCACCGAGGCGCTGCTGGCCGAGCTGGCCGACAAGAACTGGAAGGTGCGCAACGAGGCGCTGCAGAAACTCAACACTCTTCTCGCCGAGGCGAAATTCATCAAGCCCGCCATCGGCGACCTGCCGCAGGGCCTGGCGCTGCGTCTCGTCGACAGCAACAGCAAGATCGCGCAAGCGACTCTAG ttATATGCGAGTTGCTGGCGATGGCGATCGGATCGCCCGTGAAGCTGCATGTTCGCGCGCTGTTCCCCGGATTTTTGCAGTGTCTGGGCGACAGCAAGAACTGGATCAGAACGGCAGCGATCTCCTGCATCAACACGTGGGGCGATCAGTGCGGCTACAAAGAGTTCTTCGACGGCGAGATGATAGGGGACGCCCTGAAGACGGGCTCGCCGATGCTGCGGACAGAATTGTGGAACTGGCTGGCGCAGAAGTTGCCGTCGATACCGGTGAAACAAATCTCTAAGGAGGAGCTTTTCGTATGCCTTCCGTATTTGTACGCCAATTTGGAGGATCGTAACTCTGACGTGCGGAAGAACGCTCAGGAAGCCGTTCTCGGATACATGATTCACTTGTCTTACGAAGCAATGGCTAGAAATACCGAGAAACTCAAG CCAGGATCAAGGACGGTGGTACTCGCCGCATTGGACAAAGCTCGTCCAAGTTTACCGATGAAGCCTCTGCCCAAGAAGGAGCCTTCGGACGACAACATCCAGAAAGCCGGCGCGAAGAATGCGAAAGTAGCGAAGGTTAAACCG AAGGGCGCGCCATCGAAACCAGGCAGTGCGCGTAAAAAGGACGACGATGTGGACACTAGCCCTCTGTTGGTGGTCAACAATTTGAAGCATCAGCGTGTGATCGACGAGCAGAAACTCAAGGTGCTCAAATGGAACTTCACCACGCCCAGAGAGGAATTTGTCGAGCTTCTGAAGGATCTCATGGCTGCGGCGAATGTCAATAAGACTTTGAGAGCGAACATGTTCCATTCCGATTTCCGCTATCATCTAAAGGCCATCGAAGCGCTCACCGAG GATCTTCCCGGAAATAGCAAAGCGTTGGTGTCTAATCTGGATCTCATTCTCAAGTGGTTGACATTACGATTTTTCGATACTAATCCGTCGGTGCTGTTGAAAGGATTGGATTATTTGCAATTGGTTTTCAACATGCTGATCGAAGATCAATATCACATGTTGGAAACCGAGGCAGCCTCGTTCATTCCTTACCTCATTATCAAA ATCGGCGATCCGAAGGACGCCGTGCGTAATGGCGTGCGAGCTCTGTTCAGGCAAATCGCTCTGGTATATCCCGTGAGCAAGCTGTTCTCGTACGTAATGGAGGGTCTGAAGTCGAAGAATGCGCGACAGCGAACAG AATGCCTGGATCAATTGGGATCGCTGATCGAGAATTACGGGGTTTCCGTTTGTCAACCCACCCCGTCGGCGGCGCTGAAGGAAGTCGCGAAGCAGATAGCGGATCGCGACAACTCCGTGCGGAACGCCGCGTTGAACTGCATTGTTCAGGCCTACTTTCTTCAAGGAGAACGCGTGTTCAAGCTTATCGGCCAG ATATCGGAAAAAGACAAGTCCTTGTTGGACGAGCGAATCAAGAGAGCTGCGAAGAATCGACCAGCCAAGTCCGCGTCCTCCACCAGACTCTCCGTGCCTACCGTCGCAACTTCCAGTCCGCCAACGGACGATATGGAGGCGGATTATGAAGAGGAGCAGGAAGAGATTCCCGAACCGGTCGAGTCGATGCCAGAGCT GAATTCCCCCACATCCGCTCAACCGAAGGTCCCGTCTGGTCCTTTCGGGCTGGACATGGAGTTCTTGCAAAAAATCGAACTGAGCGCCCCGGTGAAATATCGCATTCCAGTACTGGCGGAACCCAGATTAACGTTCATGAACGAGAAGCCGGCGAATGTGTTAAACCCGCCGAAGACACA AATGATACCGATTTCACCGCCCAAATTGTTGGTATCAGCGTCCACTGTATCTTCCTCTACTGCTAGCAGTGAAGATGACACTTTGGAGCGCAACATTTTGTCCATGGCCAGTATGGATTTGCCTACGGCGATAATATCCATGAACGCGATAGAAAAT TTGCTGAAGTCTCATCAAGCTGCCAGCATGCAATCCAAGGAGGACAAATTCATCGGGTCGGTAAATATGCAATTGAAGTTGCTGCAAACGTACCCGTTGCGTCAACATGAAAATTTGGACGTGTCCAGAGGCTTCAGAAATGCATTCCTGGTTGTACTCGCT tttTACGACACTGGCTTTCTCGGGAAGAATGTCTCCTTTATGCACCTGAAGGAGTTGGTAGACCAGATGATAAGCCTGCTGGCGGAGGACAAATTGGAACATATACATCAGGCCGGAGCATATTACAGGGTGATCAACAATATCATGGTGAAAATCATCGATTATTCCAATCACACCACCATCATATG TGTACTGATCAAATTGCTTCATTCGTGCGCCGAGTCGAACGTTCCCTCGAAGTACGAGGAGTTGGTGATGAAGTGTTTGTGGAAAATAGTGAAAACTATGTCGAATTGTTCTACGGACTTGGATTACGATGCGATACTCTTGGAGGTGCACCGTTTCCTTAAG GATTATCCTACTACATGGTGGAAGAAACGGAAATCCGATATCCCGCTACGGACAGTTAAGACAATTGTTCACAGTATGACCAGAGTGAAGGGCAGCTCGATACTTAATCACTTGACGCTAATTAACAACACCAACGAGTCCGAATTACACACTTACTTAATAAGATCAATCGCG AGCCTTAAACCAGACGAGATTAACGCTATGGCGAACGCGACTCCAAAATCGAATAATCTCGGAAGGACGCAAAAACATTTATCTAAGTCCACTCGTCAGCAATTGGCGgaaatatttacgaaaatCGGAACGAAGGAGCACATGCAAGAA GGCTTAGTACAGTTATACGACTTTAAGCTTCAATACCCCGAAGCCGACGTGCAACCGTTCCTGGTAAGGTCCCATCAATTCTTCCAAGACTTCATAGAGCAGGGACTAAGGGAGATCGATCAAGCGCGAAAGAACCAGAACGTTTTGTCGCAAGCTAACAATCAATATTCCATGGATAAATAG